A window of the Yersinia rochesterensis genome harbors these coding sequences:
- the sctI gene encoding type III secretion system inner rod subunit SctI, with translation MEIDAIKAAVKLNIPSQPPADVQHIAKFAQLMQPTEPATAMMSPDPLLSMQSEWMHATLAIDLTAKVAGVIGQNINKLVNMQ, from the coding sequence ATGGAAATTGATGCTATCAAAGCCGCCGTTAAATTGAATATCCCCTCTCAGCCACCTGCCGACGTCCAGCACATCGCTAAGTTTGCTCAGTTAATGCAGCCGACTGAACCGGCCACGGCCATGATGTCTCCAGACCCATTGTTATCCATGCAGTCTGAATGGATGCATGCCACATTAGCCATTGATTTGACGGCTAAAGTTGCCGGTGTTATCGGGCAAAACATTAATAAATTGGTCAATATGCAATGA
- the ssaJ gene encoding EscJ/YscJ/HrcJ family type III secretion inner membrane ring protein SsaJ produces MKQVRRTVALLLVVMSLSGCGMELYSGLSEGEANQMLALLMLHQIKAEKQSEKGGTVGLNVDKSQFINAVELLRQHGFPRQRFATVDQLFPSNQLVTSPGQEQAKMVYLKEQQLESMLSHMDGVIQADVTIAMPAPTDGKSSVPHAASVFIKYSPEVNLLSYQPQIKNLVRDGIPGIDFSQISVVMQPANYRFTAPVTRQQSHSEAALQWLLRHAATLQIVLGALLVLLVGLSTACLLRYLRR; encoded by the coding sequence ATGAAACAGGTGCGGCGCACGGTAGCGCTATTACTGGTCGTGATGTCGCTTTCTGGCTGTGGTATGGAGTTGTATAGCGGGCTGTCGGAAGGGGAAGCTAACCAGATGCTGGCGTTATTGATGTTGCACCAAATCAAAGCGGAAAAACAATCTGAGAAAGGCGGGACGGTCGGGCTGAATGTCGATAAAAGTCAGTTTATTAACGCGGTGGAGCTGCTACGCCAGCATGGTTTTCCTCGCCAGCGCTTTGCCACCGTGGATCAGCTGTTCCCGTCGAATCAGTTGGTGACTTCGCCGGGGCAAGAACAGGCCAAAATGGTCTATTTAAAAGAGCAACAGTTGGAAAGTATGCTGAGCCATATGGATGGGGTGATTCAAGCTGATGTGACCATTGCCATGCCAGCGCCGACAGACGGGAAAAGCAGTGTCCCCCATGCTGCCTCGGTGTTTATAAAATATTCGCCAGAGGTCAATTTACTGAGCTATCAGCCACAAATTAAGAACCTGGTCCGCGATGGTATTCCTGGGATTGATTTTTCACAAATTAGTGTGGTGATGCAGCCCGCTAATTATCGATTCACTGCCCCGGTAACACGGCAACAAAGCCACTCAGAAGCGGCCCTACAATGGCTATTACGTCATGCCGCGACATTACAAATCGTCTTAGGCGCGTTGCTGGTGTTGTTGGTCGGGCTGTCGACCGCCTGCTTATTGCGCTATCTGCGGCGATAA
- a CDS encoding type III secretion system domain-containing protein, producing MILPLTPDIRYLHQLAWRPAQFAHPLWLAAAGVNTESYCYGRSQLLDTALNAELNRLRNFPQQALPAVLSQQQQCQIVASERLSARCLALGLVHLQCDDYLRFRSYRQSLSPLLSEDDIQQLMGMGYRGHLPARLNPQQLPAVALRLGQSLAHGARGDDVVWRAMSISLPPLTRALSLPRALSLSVDHWLTRLERLL from the coding sequence ATGATATTGCCGTTAACTCCCGATATTCGTTATTTGCATCAGTTAGCCTGGCGGCCAGCCCAATTTGCCCATCCATTGTGGTTGGCGGCGGCTGGCGTTAACACAGAAAGTTATTGTTATGGCCGCAGCCAATTGCTGGATACCGCGTTGAATGCGGAGCTAAATCGCTTGCGAAACTTTCCTCAACAGGCGCTGCCCGCCGTCTTGAGTCAGCAACAGCAATGTCAAATAGTGGCATCTGAGCGCTTGTCGGCCCGCTGTTTGGCGTTGGGATTGGTTCATTTACAGTGTGATGATTATCTGCGCTTTCGCAGTTACCGGCAGTCACTCTCGCCGCTATTAAGTGAGGACGATATTCAGCAACTTATGGGGATGGGGTATCGCGGCCACCTTCCTGCCAGATTAAATCCACAACAATTGCCCGCTGTTGCTTTGCGGTTGGGGCAGAGTCTTGCTCATGGTGCCCGCGGTGATGATGTGGTGTGGCGGGCAATGTCTATTTCGTTACCTCCGTTAACACGGGCGTTATCTTTGCCGCGGGCGCTATCCCTTTCGGTTGATCATTGGTTAACCCGGTTAGAGCGTTTGTTGTGA
- the sctL gene encoding type III secretion system stator protein SctL — translation MNPFQIRVEKFDFSLPLGGVIPAAQLQEMEQCRDRVSDAHRQAADIVQSAQAESARLLAQAQQQVDKLLEHTRSQLEIDVLAQHVSWLVAAEQLESVLITQARELILAAIASVVTAWAGEQEASQILIHRLGAQVEKMALDDAQVLHGLMLRVHPQHFSAVASALGARVRCIADEKMASDQAQLSSPMLQITLSLQHHLSQLLQWLQESPKQEFISSGAEHDKCP, via the coding sequence GTGAATCCTTTTCAGATTCGAGTGGAAAAATTTGATTTTTCACTGCCTCTTGGCGGTGTTATCCCAGCGGCTCAGTTACAGGAAATGGAACAGTGTCGCGATAGGGTGTCAGATGCTCACAGGCAAGCAGCAGACATAGTGCAAAGCGCGCAGGCCGAGAGTGCGCGGCTACTGGCCCAGGCGCAACAACAGGTGGATAAGCTGCTCGAACACACGCGGAGCCAACTGGAAATTGATGTGTTAGCGCAGCATGTCAGCTGGTTAGTGGCGGCAGAGCAACTGGAATCTGTACTGATTACACAGGCTCGGGAGCTTATTTTGGCGGCGATTGCGTCGGTGGTAACTGCTTGGGCCGGGGAGCAAGAGGCGAGCCAGATTCTCATCCACCGCTTGGGGGCGCAAGTCGAGAAAATGGCTCTCGACGATGCGCAGGTGTTGCATGGGCTGATGCTGCGTGTTCATCCCCAGCATTTTTCTGCCGTGGCCTCTGCTTTAGGGGCGCGAGTGCGGTGCATCGCAGATGAAAAAATGGCGTCAGATCAGGCGCAATTAAGCTCGCCGATGTTGCAAATCACACTTTCTCTTCAGCACCATTTATCGCAACTTCTTCAGTGGTTACAGGAATCACCAAAGCAGGAATTCATCTCATCAGGAGCCGAGCATGATAAATGCCCATAA
- a CDS encoding TyeA family type III secretion system gatekeeper subunit, producing MINAHNVSETLAVHGSSLHGSELHGEITPAHSIMALASMELLEVRQTALEETMEEIGLSLGSRLKDQKSVEAEERSQRRQELLVKLISQLSGSADSLLPQNIRLDMDISSLASQLRHGGLSVGQQILLLAAMLAYSKNNPLRRRSLSQLLEPLLEEGGWEIELFGLFELGSQESQGLGAIKQLFAQSIEQNELSVAEWFSQVSRWPQRQQRVRVLMRAVAFDLASQPPPQRGERLAATLYQLRRLLMFLGLEDHCNHMGRACGVAGDVILHEVLAVVGQPWLFSRWLQPRIEVITGPDTKTRNRFIRRFYELFNLMPVDCFNDQEQQQQVLAVLLEM from the coding sequence ATGATAAATGCCCATAATGTGTCCGAAACCCTTGCTGTTCATGGTTCGTCACTCCATGGATCTGAGCTTCATGGCGAAATAACACCCGCGCACTCGATTATGGCGTTAGCCAGCATGGAATTGTTGGAGGTCAGACAAACTGCATTGGAAGAAACCATGGAAGAAATCGGGCTGAGTTTGGGATCCCGATTAAAAGATCAAAAATCTGTCGAAGCTGAGGAACGCAGCCAACGTCGCCAAGAGTTACTGGTGAAGTTAATCTCCCAGTTATCCGGTAGCGCTGATTCTCTGCTACCGCAGAATATCCGGCTGGATATGGATATTTCGTCACTTGCCAGCCAACTCCGCCACGGGGGGCTATCGGTAGGGCAGCAAATCTTGTTGCTGGCCGCGATGCTGGCCTACAGCAAAAATAATCCGTTACGCCGCCGCAGCTTATCGCAATTACTTGAACCGCTATTGGAAGAGGGCGGCTGGGAAATCGAGTTATTTGGTTTGTTCGAACTGGGCAGTCAGGAAAGCCAAGGGCTAGGTGCTATCAAGCAATTGTTCGCACAAAGTATTGAGCAAAATGAGTTGTCCGTTGCAGAGTGGTTTTCGCAGGTTAGCCGCTGGCCGCAGCGCCAGCAACGTGTGCGGGTATTAATGCGCGCGGTGGCATTTGATTTAGCTTCTCAACCGCCCCCTCAACGTGGTGAGCGTCTGGCCGCCACATTGTATCAACTTCGTCGTTTGCTGATGTTTTTAGGGCTGGAAGATCATTGCAATCACATGGGGAGGGCCTGTGGCGTGGCGGGGGATGTGATTCTGCATGAAGTGTTGGCGGTGGTGGGCCAGCCTTGGCTATTTAGCCGTTGGCTACAGCCCCGGATTGAAGTGATTACTGGGCCGGACACCAAGACACGCAATAGATTTATTCGCCGATTTTATGAGTTATTCAACCTTATGCCGGTTGATTGTTTTAATGATCAAGAGCAGCAGCAGCAGGTTTTGGCGGTATTGCTGGAGATGTGA
- a CDS encoding type III secretion system protein, producing the protein MEMDLVATRNLQLFIQMAELPCSAITSCMEWHIGSQRIFLEWRNARLLLTTGVQHRHYHHEDLLLLQECWQLERFNGVPQRIYLLKMGMMVSCSPPASSGAECWYQLYQQQCALLRRLPGEYR; encoded by the coding sequence ATGGAAATGGATTTAGTCGCGACCCGTAACCTCCAGCTGTTCATCCAAATGGCGGAATTACCTTGCTCGGCAATCACCTCGTGCATGGAATGGCACATAGGGTCGCAGCGAATTTTCCTTGAGTGGCGCAATGCGCGGCTATTACTGACCACGGGCGTGCAACATCGGCATTATCACCATGAGGACTTATTGCTGCTACAGGAATGTTGGCAACTCGAACGTTTTAATGGGGTTCCTCAGCGCATTTACTTATTGAAAATGGGCATGATGGTCAGTTGCTCCCCTCCGGCGTCATCGGGAGCCGAGTGTTGGTATCAGCTTTATCAGCAACAGTGCGCTTTACTCCGCCGCTTGCCAGGAGAATACCGATGA
- a CDS encoding EscV/YscV/HrcV family type III secretion system export apparatus protein codes for MRESALTRGLMMIAARQDVFLAIMLLVAIFMMILPLPTVMVDVLIAVNLAFSVILLMISIYLRDPLEFSVFPSLLLITTLYRLALTISTTRLVLLQHDAGEIVEAFGQFVVGGNLAVGLIIFTIITVVQFIVITKGSERVAEVSARFSLDGMPGKQMSIDGDMRAGVIDSAEAGRLRERVQKESRLFGAMDGAMKFVKGDAIAGIIVILVNIIGGITIGVLQHNMSAEQAMTTYAVLSVGDGLCAQIPSLLISITAGIIVTRVPGSDKQSLAKDLAVQVGRQPDALWLAAAILTVFALLPGFPFLIFITLAALVATPAFLLYRKKQQSAGASASGKNMLSSANTMTPGAVPLMLYCAPNLHYPHLGRDIDGLRWRWFEHLGVPLPEVVIRSSPTLAENELSIRVYQEQVLKLILPADDLLLLQPSAALATRSQTLGMKMGAFEWLAAEQGGHASTLGLPYAQGHQRIIHCLTRVLERHTAEFIGVQETRYLMDAMEARYGELVKELQRQMPVGKVAEILQRLVEEDVSIRDLRTIFGALVAWAPKEKDIVMLTEYVRIALRRHVCARFSKNQAWLPVLRLGEGAENLIRESIRQTSAGTYSALGDKHSRLILDKIKSAFAENPDAVLLTTIDVRRFLRKIVERDIFALPVLSWQELGDEMNIKVASTIELIGDELDETA; via the coding sequence ATGAGAGAATCGGCCCTGACACGCGGCCTGATGATGATCGCGGCGCGGCAGGATGTTTTCTTAGCGATCATGTTGCTGGTGGCGATCTTTATGATGATCTTGCCACTGCCCACCGTCATGGTGGATGTGCTGATTGCTGTTAACCTCGCGTTCTCCGTTATCCTGCTGATGATCTCAATTTATCTGCGCGATCCGCTCGAATTCTCGGTTTTCCCGTCGCTGCTACTTATCACCACACTTTATCGGCTGGCACTGACCATCAGCACCACGCGGCTGGTGTTGCTCCAGCACGATGCCGGTGAAATTGTCGAGGCATTCGGTCAGTTTGTGGTTGGGGGCAATCTGGCGGTGGGGTTGATCATTTTTACCATTATCACCGTGGTGCAGTTTATCGTGATTACCAAAGGCTCGGAGCGCGTCGCCGAAGTGAGCGCCCGCTTTTCACTCGACGGCATGCCGGGCAAGCAAATGAGCATTGATGGTGATATGCGAGCCGGGGTGATTGACTCCGCCGAAGCTGGGCGCTTGCGCGAGCGGGTGCAAAAAGAAAGCCGCCTGTTTGGTGCCATGGACGGGGCGATGAAGTTTGTTAAAGGGGATGCCATTGCCGGAATTATTGTCATTCTGGTGAATATTATTGGCGGCATCACTATTGGGGTGCTGCAACATAATATGTCGGCGGAACAGGCGATGACCACTTATGCGGTGTTATCCGTCGGCGATGGTTTATGTGCTCAAATCCCGTCATTACTGATTTCTATCACCGCCGGGATTATTGTTACCCGCGTTCCAGGCAGTGATAAACAGAGCTTGGCCAAAGACTTAGCCGTGCAGGTGGGGCGTCAACCCGATGCTTTGTGGCTGGCGGCAGCCATTTTGACCGTTTTTGCTCTATTACCGGGTTTCCCTTTCCTGATTTTTATCACTTTAGCCGCGCTGGTCGCCACCCCAGCATTTTTACTGTATCGGAAAAAGCAGCAGAGTGCCGGGGCCAGTGCCAGCGGCAAGAATATGCTTTCGTCGGCTAACACCATGACGCCTGGCGCGGTGCCGCTGATGTTGTATTGCGCCCCCAATTTACATTATCCCCATTTGGGGCGGGACATTGATGGCCTGCGCTGGCGCTGGTTTGAGCATCTTGGTGTGCCATTGCCCGAGGTAGTTATCCGCAGTTCTCCGACATTGGCCGAAAATGAGCTGTCAATTCGGGTTTATCAGGAGCAAGTGCTGAAATTGATTTTACCTGCCGATGACTTATTACTGCTCCAGCCCAGTGCGGCACTGGCGACTCGCAGCCAAACTCTGGGCATGAAAATGGGCGCTTTTGAGTGGTTGGCCGCTGAACAAGGGGGGCATGCCAGCACTTTGGGTCTCCCTTATGCGCAAGGGCATCAGCGCATTATTCATTGCTTAACTCGGGTACTTGAACGGCATACCGCCGAGTTTATCGGCGTGCAGGAAACCCGTTATCTGATGGATGCCATGGAAGCGCGTTACGGCGAGTTAGTCAAAGAACTACAGCGCCAAATGCCGGTCGGAAAAGTAGCAGAAATACTGCAACGGCTGGTGGAGGAGGATGTTTCGATCCGCGATTTGCGCACTATTTTTGGCGCGCTGGTGGCGTGGGCGCCCAAAGAGAAAGACATCGTGATGCTGACCGAATATGTCCGTATCGCCTTACGTCGCCATGTGTGTGCCCGATTTAGCAAAAACCAAGCTTGGCTGCCGGTATTGCGGTTGGGGGAAGGGGCTGAAAACCTGATCCGCGAGTCTATCCGCCAGACCTCGGCGGGAACCTATTCTGCTCTGGGAGATAAACACTCGCGGCTAATTCTCGACAAAATAAAAAGCGCATTTGCTGAAAACCCAGATGCGGTGCTACTGACCACCATTGATGTGCGGCGTTTTCTGCGCAAAATTGTTGAGCGGGATATTTTTGCGCTGCCGGTGCTTTCCTGGCAGGAATTGGGCGATGAAATGAATATTAAGGTGGCAAGCACCATCGAGCTTATCGGAGATGAGCTTGATGAAACCGCCTGA
- a CDS encoding EscN/YscN/HrcN family type III secretion system ATPase encodes MKPPDIARLSTQLQQQLRLPPCPPSGMVSCGPILDVGPTLLRAHLPGVALGELCQIASPDRLAEVVAIEQQTALLSPFSSSVGLRCGQWISPLGYAHRVRVGDDLVGRVLDGLGEPMDGGSPLSGHWCELDCPPPDPLTRQPVQQILTTGIRAIDGVLSCGEGQRMGIFAAAGVGKSSLLSMLCGGCSADITVLALIGERGREVREFLEQVLTPQTRARTVVVVATSDRPALERLKGLYTATTVAEYFRERGLKVLLMADSLTRYARAAREIGLAAGEHPVMGSFPASVFAALPRLLERAGNSERGSITAFYTVLVEGDDMNEPVADEVRSLLDGHLVLSRQLAGAGHYPAIDIAASVSRIMPQIVSAEHRALAQKLRHLQARYQEIELLVRVGEYQEGQDLQADEALQRYPAICAFLQQENALFARETDTAGLTHTLAQLAQALG; translated from the coding sequence ATGAAACCGCCTGATATCGCACGATTAAGCACCCAGTTGCAGCAACAATTGCGCTTACCGCCTTGCCCGCCAAGCGGCATGGTGTCTTGCGGGCCGATCTTGGATGTCGGCCCAACACTGTTACGCGCCCATTTACCCGGTGTGGCGCTGGGGGAATTATGCCAAATCGCCTCACCGGATAGGTTGGCTGAAGTGGTCGCCATTGAGCAGCAAACGGCATTGTTATCCCCGTTTTCCTCTTCCGTTGGCTTGCGATGTGGTCAATGGATTTCTCCATTGGGGTATGCGCACCGTGTCAGAGTTGGGGATGATTTGGTCGGGCGGGTATTGGACGGTTTGGGGGAGCCGATGGACGGTGGCTCGCCCCTGAGCGGACATTGGTGTGAATTGGATTGCCCGCCGCCAGACCCACTCACTCGCCAACCCGTCCAGCAAATATTGACCACCGGTATTCGCGCCATTGACGGCGTATTGAGCTGTGGCGAAGGGCAGCGAATGGGGATTTTTGCCGCCGCCGGAGTAGGGAAAAGCAGCTTATTGAGCATGTTATGTGGCGGCTGTTCGGCGGATATTACCGTGTTGGCGCTGATTGGTGAACGCGGCCGAGAAGTGCGGGAATTCCTCGAGCAAGTGCTCACGCCCCAAACTCGCGCCCGCACTGTGGTGGTGGTGGCCACTTCCGATCGCCCCGCGCTGGAGCGGCTAAAAGGTCTTTATACCGCCACCACAGTAGCCGAATATTTCCGTGAGCGCGGGTTGAAAGTGCTGTTAATGGCCGATTCGCTCACCCGCTACGCCAGGGCGGCGCGTGAAATTGGCTTGGCGGCGGGGGAACACCCGGTGATGGGCAGTTTCCCCGCCAGTGTTTTTGCGGCCCTGCCGCGGTTACTTGAGCGGGCGGGTAATAGCGAGCGCGGCAGTATCACGGCTTTTTACACCGTGCTGGTCGAGGGCGATGACATGAATGAGCCGGTGGCCGATGAGGTGCGCTCGCTGTTGGACGGGCACCTTGTTTTATCGCGACAACTGGCGGGGGCCGGGCATTATCCGGCCATTGATATTGCCGCCAGTGTCAGCCGTATCATGCCGCAAATTGTCAGTGCGGAGCATCGGGCATTGGCACAAAAACTGCGCCATCTACAGGCCCGCTATCAGGAAATCGAATTGCTGGTGCGAGTGGGTGAATATCAGGAAGGGCAAGATTTACAAGCCGATGAGGCGCTACAGCGCTACCCGGCTATTTGTGCTTTCTTGCAACAGGAGAATGCATTATTCGCGCGCGAAACCGACACCGCCGGGCTTACTCACACCTTGGCGCAGCTCGCGCAAGCACTGGGTTAA
- a CDS encoding YscQ/HrcQ family type III secretion apparatus protein yields the protein MMAILSAELRHISAVIGRGRHSSGVCATLAQVEGEGVYLPLHYAGKSCGCWLSQTCWNHWLAASLATDNPHLLATELVSAMVIWAVSPLSAVLPELAIDAPAPVAMTLLPQWAVVLAFELEGQSLSGVLFDWPLAALAETLSDWHQERVTEHGLQWQAELVVGWSRLSLHQLQQIRPGDGVRINCAAEWEQGNCWLWQRELPQIHIKLEDGNRMTIQQVNDDIDALLVLDIAALPKMPQAVQLEQLPQILVMEIGRLTLPLSDIKQLDVGQTLVCQTHLYGEVNIRLQGQPVGSGSLLCCDGQMVVRIDQWFIRHT from the coding sequence ATGATGGCGATATTGTCGGCTGAATTACGCCATATCAGTGCTGTGATTGGGCGTGGGCGTCATTCCAGCGGTGTTTGCGCCACATTGGCGCAGGTCGAGGGCGAGGGTGTTTACCTGCCACTTCACTATGCTGGCAAGTCGTGCGGTTGCTGGCTATCACAGACTTGTTGGAACCACTGGCTAGCAGCTTCATTGGCTACCGATAATCCCCATTTACTGGCGACTGAATTGGTCAGTGCCATGGTTATTTGGGCTGTCAGCCCCTTGTCTGCTGTGCTGCCCGAGTTGGCGATTGATGCCCCCGCGCCAGTGGCGATGACACTTCTGCCCCAATGGGCGGTGGTGTTGGCTTTCGAGCTGGAAGGCCAGTCACTCAGTGGCGTGTTGTTTGACTGGCCTTTGGCGGCGTTAGCTGAAACTTTGTCCGACTGGCACCAAGAGCGGGTTACCGAGCATGGCCTCCAGTGGCAGGCGGAGCTAGTGGTGGGGTGGAGCCGATTATCACTGCATCAATTGCAACAAATCAGGCCGGGGGATGGGGTGCGAATCAACTGTGCCGCTGAATGGGAACAAGGGAATTGTTGGTTATGGCAAAGGGAATTACCGCAGATTCACATCAAACTGGAAGATGGAAACAGAATGACCATTCAACAAGTTAATGACGATATTGACGCCCTGCTCGTGCTGGATATTGCCGCGCTGCCGAAAATGCCACAGGCGGTGCAACTTGAGCAATTACCGCAAATACTGGTCATGGAAATTGGCCGCCTGACATTGCCGCTGAGTGACATCAAACAGTTAGATGTCGGGCAAACATTGGTTTGCCAAACCCACCTTTATGGTGAAGTGAATATCCGGCTACAGGGGCAGCCCGTCGGTAGTGGCAGTTTGTTGTGTTGTGATGGGCAGATGGTGGTGCGTATCGATCAGTGGTTTATCCGGCACACTTGA
- the sctR gene encoding type III secretion system export apparatus subunit SctR codes for MELLNSSSQLIVLLFILSLLPLLMVMGTSFLKLSIVFSLLRNALGVQQVPPNIAIYGLALVLTIFIMAPVGLDVHARLQDEPLPNDIGALLHHIDERALGPYRDFLQRNTDAEQINFFNDIVQTKWPERYRDTIKSHSLLILMPAFTLSQLTEAFKIGLLLYLPFVAIDLIVSNILLAMGMMMVSPITISLPFKLLIFILIDGWGLLLGQLVGSYL; via the coding sequence ATGGAGTTGCTGAATTCGTCCTCTCAATTAATTGTCCTGCTTTTTATCCTGTCATTGCTCCCCTTGTTGATGGTGATGGGGACATCATTTCTTAAGCTATCAATTGTTTTTTCATTGCTGCGTAATGCCCTGGGTGTCCAACAGGTGCCGCCCAATATTGCTATTTATGGTCTGGCGCTGGTGTTAACCATTTTTATTATGGCCCCGGTCGGGTTGGATGTGCATGCTCGCCTCCAGGATGAGCCGCTGCCCAATGATATTGGTGCTTTGCTGCATCATATTGATGAGCGTGCGCTGGGGCCTTACCGCGATTTTTTACAACGGAATACTGATGCGGAACAGATCAATTTCTTCAATGATATTGTCCAAACTAAGTGGCCGGAACGCTATCGCGACACCATCAAATCCCATTCATTACTGATATTAATGCCCGCTTTTACTCTTAGTCAGTTGACCGAGGCATTCAAAATCGGCTTGCTGCTTTACCTGCCCTTTGTGGCGATTGATTTAATTGTCTCCAACATTTTGCTGGCCATGGGGATGATGATGGTTTCGCCCATTACCATTTCACTCCCATTCAAATTATTGATTTTTATACTTATAGATGGTTGGGGGCTACTGCTAGGGCAGTTAGTAGGGTCTTACTTGTGA
- a CDS encoding EscS/YscS/HrcS family type III secretion system export apparatus protein: MSTAIVVHLATQLLWIVLLLSMPVVVVASVVGLVVSLLQALTQIQDQTLQFLIKLLAVSATLLITYHWMGSTLLNYTQQTFLQITSMRS, encoded by the coding sequence ATGAGCACGGCCATTGTGGTTCATCTGGCGACTCAATTGTTATGGATAGTTTTATTACTCTCGATGCCGGTGGTGGTCGTGGCGTCAGTGGTTGGATTAGTGGTTAGCTTGTTACAGGCGTTAACCCAAATACAGGACCAAACATTACAATTCTTGATTAAATTACTGGCTGTATCAGCCACGTTATTGATTACCTATCATTGGATGGGATCGACATTGCTGAATTATACCCAGCAGACCTTTTTGCAGATAACCAGTATGCGGTCTTGA
- a CDS encoding EscT/YscT/HrcT family type III secretion system export apparatus protein, with protein sequence MHDALHWIGALGLAMMRPYGMLLILPLFTARSLGSSLLRNSVVFAIALPVTPLFFTTTLLHQGNLTGWFWLLCIELMIGVMIGFVAALPFWAIDMAGFLIDTLRGATMSTLFNPSMGMESSIFGVLFTQILTVLFLISGGFNLVLLALYGSYEILPAGSGIQPSSAMLQFLQSEWRLMYELCLSFALPAMLVMVLADLSLGLINRSSQQLNVFFLAMPIKSALALLLLLISLPYALHHYLVGINQTEQKISTLIPLIKGDNNER encoded by the coding sequence ATGCATGATGCTCTACATTGGATAGGGGCTTTGGGGCTGGCGATGATGCGCCCTTACGGTATGTTGCTGATATTACCTCTGTTTACCGCCCGCAGTTTGGGCAGTAGTTTATTGCGTAATAGTGTGGTTTTTGCCATCGCCCTGCCAGTCACTCCGCTGTTTTTTACCACCACATTACTGCATCAGGGTAACCTCACTGGGTGGTTCTGGTTGTTATGCATCGAGCTAATGATTGGGGTGATGATTGGTTTTGTCGCCGCATTGCCTTTTTGGGCGATTGATATGGCGGGCTTCCTGATTGACACCTTACGCGGTGCCACCATGTCGACATTATTTAACCCCAGCATGGGGATGGAGTCCTCCATTTTTGGGGTGTTATTTACACAAATATTGACCGTCCTATTTCTGATTTCAGGCGGGTTTAATCTGGTGCTGTTAGCACTTTATGGCTCCTATGAAATCTTGCCTGCGGGCAGTGGGATTCAGCCCTCATCGGCCATGCTGCAATTTTTGCAAAGTGAATGGCGGCTGATGTATGAACTCTGTCTAAGCTTTGCCTTACCGGCGATGTTGGTAATGGTTTTAGCGGATTTATCTTTAGGATTAATCAATCGCTCATCTCAACAACTGAATGTATTCTTCCTGGCCATGCCGATCAAAAGTGCCTTAGCCCTGCTGTTGTTACTGATCAGTCTGCCTTATGCATTGCATCACTATTTGGTCGGCATTAATCAAACCGAACAAAAAATAAGCACACTTATCCCGCTGATAAAAGGGGATAATAATGAGCGGTGA